In Candidatus Effluviviaceae Genus V sp., the following are encoded in one genomic region:
- the fusA gene encoding elongation factor G — MDATYPLESVRNIGIMAHIDAGKTTLTERVLFYTGKVRRMGEVHDGAAVMDWMEQERERGITITSAATTTYWQDHRINIIDTPGHVDFTMEVERSLRVLDGAVAVFCCVGGVEPQSETVWKQADKYRIPRLAFVNKMDRVGADFENVLDMMRDRLGALPVVLQLPIGSGDEFSGVIDIIHRKALRFDEQSLGAVFTEEDVPEEMADEVERYREELVERASEVDEELMEKYVHGDEIDVDEIERAVRRGTLAAAFVPVYAGSALKNVGVQRLLDGVVSYLPSPKDVPPVVGTHPDTGKEESRPAEPDAPAATLAFKIASDSYVGRLTYLRVYSGTISKGQQLLNPRTEKKERIQRILLMHANKQEDRDSASAGDIVAAVGPKKCGTGDTLCDPKKPILLESMVFPQPVVSIAIEPKTKADEEKLLQALDRLSEEDPTFVIKTDEDTGQTLISGMGELHLDVLTTRMVRDFGVRANVGKPMVAYRETITQTAEARGEFIRQSGGKGQFGVVKLRVEPLGEGGGFEFVDETKDGVIPREYIRAVEDGVRSAVDNGVLIGYSMINVRIVLTGGEYHEVDSSDIAFRAAGSIAFREAAGKAKPVLLEPVVELEVVVPDQYVGEVIADLNARGGRIEGTQLRGETRVVDATVPLGRTFGYATALRSLTQGRGIYTTQFSHYAEVPREKFERIMKDWGWR; from the coding sequence ATGGACGCCACGTACCCACTCGAATCGGTCAGGAACATAGGCATCATGGCACACATCGATGCCGGCAAGACCACGTTGACCGAGCGGGTCCTCTTCTACACCGGCAAGGTCCGGCGAATGGGAGAGGTGCACGACGGCGCCGCCGTGATGGACTGGATGGAGCAGGAGCGGGAGCGGGGGATCACTATCACGTCGGCGGCGACGACGACGTACTGGCAGGACCATCGGATCAACATCATCGACACACCCGGGCACGTCGACTTCACGATGGAGGTCGAGCGTTCGCTCCGGGTGCTGGACGGGGCGGTGGCCGTCTTCTGCTGTGTCGGCGGAGTGGAACCTCAGTCCGAGACGGTCTGGAAGCAGGCCGACAAGTACCGCATTCCGAGGCTCGCGTTCGTCAACAAGATGGACCGCGTGGGTGCGGACTTCGAGAACGTGCTCGACATGATGAGGGACCGTCTGGGGGCGCTGCCGGTCGTGCTCCAGCTGCCCATCGGCAGCGGGGATGAGTTCTCCGGCGTGATCGATATCATTCACCGGAAGGCCCTCCGGTTCGACGAGCAGAGCCTGGGCGCCGTCTTCACGGAGGAGGACGTGCCCGAGGAGATGGCCGACGAGGTCGAGCGATACCGCGAGGAGCTGGTCGAGCGGGCCAGCGAGGTCGACGAGGAGCTGATGGAGAAGTACGTGCACGGCGACGAGATCGACGTCGACGAGATCGAGCGCGCGGTGCGGCGCGGAACGCTGGCCGCCGCCTTCGTGCCGGTCTACGCCGGCTCGGCGCTGAAGAACGTCGGCGTGCAGCGTCTCCTGGACGGCGTCGTCAGCTATCTTCCGTCGCCGAAGGACGTTCCTCCGGTCGTGGGGACCCATCCGGACACGGGCAAGGAGGAGTCGCGCCCGGCCGAGCCGGACGCGCCCGCGGCGACGCTCGCGTTCAAGATCGCGTCCGATTCCTATGTCGGACGCTTGACGTACCTCCGTGTCTACTCGGGGACGATCTCGAAGGGGCAGCAGCTCCTCAACCCGAGGACGGAGAAGAAGGAGCGCATCCAGCGCATCCTCCTCATGCACGCCAACAAGCAGGAGGACCGCGACTCGGCGAGCGCGGGGGACATCGTCGCCGCTGTCGGACCGAAAAAGTGCGGTACCGGCGACACGCTCTGCGATCCGAAGAAGCCGATCCTCCTCGAGTCGATGGTCTTTCCGCAGCCGGTCGTGTCGATCGCGATCGAGCCCAAGACGAAGGCCGACGAGGAGAAGCTGCTGCAGGCGCTCGACCGTCTGTCCGAGGAGGACCCGACCTTCGTGATCAAGACCGACGAGGATACCGGGCAGACGCTGATCTCCGGCATGGGAGAGCTCCATCTGGACGTGCTGACGACCCGGATGGTGCGCGACTTCGGAGTCAGGGCGAACGTCGGGAAGCCGATGGTCGCTTACAGGGAGACGATCACGCAGACGGCGGAGGCCCGCGGCGAGTTCATCCGCCAGAGCGGCGGTAAGGGACAGTTCGGCGTCGTGAAGCTCCGGGTCGAGCCGCTCGGCGAGGGCGGCGGCTTCGAGTTCGTCGACGAGACGAAGGACGGGGTCATCCCCCGCGAGTACATCCGGGCCGTCGAGGACGGCGTCAGGAGCGCCGTCGACAACGGCGTGCTCATCGGCTACTCGATGATCAACGTGCGCATCGTGCTCACGGGCGGCGAGTACCACGAGGTCGATTCGAGCGACATCGCCTTCCGCGCTGCCGGGTCGATCGCGTTTCGCGAGGCCGCCGGGAAGGCGAAGCCGGTCCTGCTGGAGCCCGTGGTCGAGCTCGAGGTCGTCGTACCGGACCAGTACGTCGGCGAGGTCATCGCCGACCTGAACGCGCGCGGCGGACGGATCGAGGGCACGCAGCTCAGGGGCGAGACGAGGGTGGTCGACGCGACCGTTCCCCTGGGACGCACGTTCGGATACGCTAC